One window from the genome of Hydractinia symbiolongicarpus strain clone_291-10 chromosome 1, HSymV2.1, whole genome shotgun sequence encodes:
- the LOC130633366 gene encoding interferon-inducible GTPase 5-like gives MDEIGQDLHLEDDEREWEITPREEVEEIQRQMETEGLDYVKSYIESKLDVWKAQPLNCGITGSSGTGKSSFINTIRGLTPRDKNAASVGVVECTTEPTSYPDPKNPMLQYWDLPGVGTPRFPKDETYLRRINFERYDFFLIVTATRFSENDIWLASQIRRSGKSFFFVRSKIDQDLFNEKRCRDNYSEAAVLKAIRKDCVDKLQPEFTKPDVFLISNFDPQKFDFPSLCLNLIDALPQLKKEAMTLSLHAFSSRMVVAKRNALHKRIWYVSTVSAAGALIPFSGVSIAIDTALIVRELKFYQEQLGISIETLSSLSQQVHSEKEHILKEARKLISIATSENVLSLFWTFSKSMAAEEVARYIYGIGTLISSGISFATTYRMLQSQLNRMEKASDEIMALTLETMVEADELD, from the exons ATGGATGAAATCGGACAGGATTTACATCTTGAAGACGATGAAAGGGAATGGGAAATAACACCAAGGGAGGAGGTGGAAGAAATACAACGCCAAATGGAAACAGAAGGCTTGGACTATGTAAAATCTTACATCGAGTCAAAGCTAGATGTTTGGAAGGCTCAACCTCTGAATTGTGGTATTACTGGTTCTTCTGGTACTGGGAAATCCAGCTTTATAAATACAATTAGAGGTCTGACTCCTCGTGATAAGAATGCAGCGAGTGTGGGTGTTGTTGAATGTACAACTGAACCAACATCTTATCCGGACCCCAAAAATCCAATGTTGCAGTATTGGGATTTACCAGGTGTGGGAACCCCGAGATTTCCAAAAGATGAAACCTATTTACGAAGGATAAACTTTGAAAG ATATGACTTCTTTCTGATTGTTACGGCCACTCGTTTTTCGGAAAATGACATTTGGCTTGCATCACAAATTCGAAGGTCcggtaaatcttttttttttgtgcgAAGTAAAATTGATCAAGATTTATTCAATGAAAAACGATGTCGTGACAACTACAGTGAAGCAGCTGTATTAAAAGCAATACGAAAAGATTGTGTTGACAAGTTACAACCCGAGTTTACCAAGCCTGATGTCTTTTTAATATCAAATTTCGATccacaaaagtttgattttccgTCTTTATGTCTAAATTTAATTGATGCTCTTccacaattaaaaaaagaagcgaTGACGCTTTCACTACATGCATTTTCTAGCAGGATGGTTGTTGCGAAGAGAAATGCCCTGCACAAAAGAATATGGTACGTATCCACTGTTTCAGCTGCTGGCGCCCTTATACCATTTAGTGGTGTGTCGATAGCTATTGATACGGCACTAATCGTAAGAGAACTTAAATTTTACCAGGAACAGTTGGGTATTAGTATAGAAACCTTATCCAGTCTTTCCCAACAAGTCCACTCGGAAAAAGAACACATCCTTAAGGAAGCCCGAAAGTTAATATCTATTGCAACGTCCGAAAACGTATTAAGTTTATTTTGGACATTTTCGAAAAGCATGGCAGCGGAAGAGGTTGCTAGATATATTTATGGTATAGGAACATTGATCTCAAGTGGAATATCCTTTGCAACAACTTACCGAATGTTACAAAGTCAATTGAATCGTATGGAAAAAGCATCTGACGAAATAATGGCCTTGACTCTTGAAACAATGGTAGAAGCAGATGAACTGGACTAG
- the LOC130643849 gene encoding uncharacterized protein LOC130643849: MLPSTFEELLPIGRSIKKKTSFYEKPPAVIKVDINLALLGNRKVPSLSFNFRIGRSTVTSIFSEVPQKIWKTLSPVSVKMPATEASWKSLAKDFWTLWGYLLCIGAIDGKHCVIICPQKPGSSYYNYKGSFSIVLMAIADTSYMFTYVNVENYGRQSDVGVYGCSNFGKALLSKKLVTPDGDNLPKTNLHAKYCFIGDEAFPLKENMQ, encoded by the coding sequence ATGCTGCCAAGTACGTTTGAGGAATTACTTCCGATAGGTcgaagtattaaaaaaaagacatcATTTTACGAAAAGCCCCCAGCCGTCATTAAAGTTGACATTAACCTTGCGTTACTTGGCAACAGGAAAGTCCCTTCTCTATCCTTTAATTTTCGCATTGGGCGGTCGACAGTGACATCGATATTTAGTGAAGTACCACAAAAAATATGGAAAACACTATCCCCCGTGTCTGTAAAGATGCCTGCGACAGAAGCATCTTGGAAATCGCTTGCAAAAGATTTCTGGACACTATGGGGCTATCTGTTGTGCATTGGTGCGATAGATGGCAAGCACTGCGTGATAATTTGTCCACAAAAACCTGGAAGTTCTTACTACAACTACAAAGGCTCATTTAGTATAGTCCTCATGGCGATTGCTGATACAAGTTATATGTTCACCTATGTCAACGTTGAAAATTATGGTAGACAAAGCGATGTAGGAGTTTACGGTTGTTCCAATTTCGGAAAAGCGCTGCTGTCAAAGAAATTGGTGACACCGGACGGAGATAATTTACCGAAAACTAACTTGCATGCTAAATATTGTTTCATTGGTGACGAAGCTTTCCCGTTAAAAGAAAATATGCAGTGA